One Chryseobacterium wanjuense genomic region harbors:
- a CDS encoding TerD family protein, whose amino-acid sequence MAINLQKGQRIEIGFTKMTIGLGWDPNEGRGYDFDLDASAIMIDAGRKLVNEEYFVFYNNLQSPDGALTHTGDDPSGKNSDGDDDEAIIVDLEKVDERVEEILFVVTIEDFERRKQNFGQVRNSYIRIIDNISNQEIAKYELDEDFSIETGVEFGRLYKRNGSWKFEASGTGYRADLAFFLEKYYQGQIIK is encoded by the coding sequence ATGGCAATTAATTTACAGAAAGGACAAAGAATTGAAATCGGATTTACAAAAATGACCATCGGTCTTGGATGGGATCCTAATGAAGGAAGAGGATATGATTTTGACCTTGATGCTTCGGCAATTATGATCGATGCCGGCAGAAAATTGGTGAATGAGGAATATTTTGTTTTTTATAATAATTTACAGTCGCCGGACGGAGCCCTGACTCATACGGGAGACGATCCCAGCGGTAAAAACAGCGATGGAGACGATGATGAAGCCATTATTGTAGATCTTGAAAAAGTAGACGAAAGGGTAGAGGAAATTCTCTTCGTGGTTACCATAGAAGATTTTGAAAGAAGAAAACAAAATTTCGGGCAGGTAAGAAATTCCTACATCAGGATTATTGATAACATCAGCAATCAGGAAATTGCAAAATATGAGCTGGACGAAGATTTCTCCATCGAAACAGGAGTAGAGTTCGGAAGATTATACAAACGTAATGGAAGCTGGAAATTTGAAGCTTCAGGAACCGGCTACAGAGCAGACCTCGCTTTCTTCCTTGAAAAGTATTACCAGGGTCAAATCATCAAATAA
- a CDS encoding TerD family protein, whose protein sequence is MAINLQKGQTINLRKNELGNNVYDLSTVTIGLGWDVRRQGGFLGSLFGMNDGPDYDLDAVAFLLDENGKVADLGKTFFSGNGREIVLYQSDVIYFNSMRHPSGKIWLTGDNRTGAGDGDDEQIIVKLDQLDERYQKIVFVVSIYNGIVNRQHFGMIKNAFIRAVDARGKEITKFSLSGDASMNGMCSMIFAEAYRHNGDWKFRAIGEPYQTDNFIEVIVPFMYRK, encoded by the coding sequence ATGGCAATCAATTTACAGAAAGGTCAGACGATCAATCTGAGAAAAAATGAGCTCGGAAACAACGTTTATGATCTTTCAACCGTAACGATCGGTTTGGGTTGGGATGTTCGCCGACAGGGCGGATTTTTGGGAAGTCTGTTTGGGATGAACGATGGCCCTGATTATGATCTTGATGCTGTTGCTTTTCTTTTGGACGAAAACGGCAAAGTGGCAGATCTGGGAAAAACGTTTTTCTCCGGCAACGGAAGGGAAATTGTGCTTTATCAGAGTGATGTTATTTATTTTAATTCGATGCGGCATCCCAGCGGAAAAATCTGGCTCACAGGCGATAACAGAACCGGGGCGGGCGATGGCGACGACGAACAGATTATTGTAAAGCTGGATCAGCTGGATGAGCGTTACCAAAAAATCGTATTTGTGGTTTCCATTTACAACGGAATTGTCAACAGACAGCATTTCGGAATGATTAAAAATGCTTTTATCAGGGCGGTTGACGCGCGGGGAAAAGAAATTACAAAATTCAGCCTTTCCGGTGATGCGAGCATGAACGGGATGTGTTCAATGATTTTTGCAGAGGCATATCGGCACAATGGCGACTGGAAATTCCGGGCGATCGGAGAGCCTTACCAGACGGATAATTTTATTGAAGTAATCGTCCCATTTATGTATAGAAAATAA